In Octopus bimaculoides isolate UCB-OBI-ISO-001 chromosome 27, ASM119413v2, whole genome shotgun sequence, one DNA window encodes the following:
- the LOC106875467 gene encoding uncharacterized protein LOC106875467 has translation MNITYPALQDSVCSSHLLSGRKFDVSKLSGRRKIASLLTEFIRQNNVAKVKNTLNVYNMKQRYMIVSLKINGCPLIFTASHAGNISLVNYFLDQCDANIEQRGTYVGMKCTPLWIAALRNHFYVVVALVDHGADINTQASSGKSAVSISCRNAKIVKYLIQQGADIDLPDARGRTCLMYSAPHLNICRRLLSLGANVNRVDHKGQDALHFAIKRGQLKTVDLFVRHESNLLRKDNHGITPLEFAAIHNKPDILEYLISTNQYGRESIISAYELLGSQFAMDYHLTYNAEQVKIWWFRALEMSYGDTTQTPIIKHLSTHQRLVTNFIGEEFTSCDFLNQILHDVNSIWTQGLLVQSRILGPRHPTVIKSFMRKTCFHINRTDFHSSLQLLYCLLIFFEQFADPLQNDILDVVGTFSSILMHTVLANNSSTYYIFRIFHCFVKYVSYNIIPYLKKYGRNLTFHKIPDFERFLVEILDLLEFILNFPLPDCQASEIENSLGELLRHHPRGMNHITLLQLSIRMYRTVSVVEMLLRCGADVNAIDNEGNTAIHYAILYPSQHQIEILSSLLQYGCHVDIVNNNGYSALEYLQHCRLITSSLKYCTLQCICARIIREHNVNYKHILSKDLAYFVDKHVERKFDVSKLSGRRKLAKLLTEFIRDNNVSKVKTTLKKYNLKQRYMIISLKVNGCPLFFTASDVGNVSLVNYFLDQCDANIEQRGTYAGIKCTPLWIAALRNHFYVVVTLAKRGADINTQASSGKSAISISCRNSKIVKFLVQQGANVDLPDARGRTSLMCSTEHLIICRRLLSLGANVNRVDHKGQDALHFAIKRGQLKTVDLFVRHGTDLLRKDNNGTTPLEFAAIHNKPDIIEFLISTNQYGRESIISAYELLGSQFAMDYHLTYNAEQVKIWWFRALEMRYGDTTQTPITKDLPSYQRLVTNIIGEEFTSVDNLNQISHNANAMWTQGLLVQSRILGPRHPTTIKSLMRKICFHIKRCEFHESIQLLYCLLSFCKYFSDPLQNDILDVIETFTSILMHTILTNNTSTHHLSPIFHCFINYVCSHVIPYLKQQGTTISNQKVPDLERLLIEILDLLELVLNYPLDELHSKEIESSLVELISHRPRGMNQISLLQLSIQMYHPLNVVEMLLKCGADVNSIDNEGNTAIHYAILYPSQYQTEILSCLLQYGCHVDIVNNNGYSALEYLQLCKLVSNPLKYCTLQCICARSIRKHNVNYRHVLSKELVYFVDKHG, from the exons CTGGACGGAAGTTCGATGTCTCGAAACTGTCTGGACGAAGAAAAATTGCTAGTCTGTTGACAGAGTTCATCCGACAGAATAATGTTGCCAAAGTGAAAAATACGTTGAACGTATACAACATGAAACAAAGATATATGATCGTGTCACTGAAAATAAACGGCTGTCCTTTAATTTTTACGGCATCGCATGCAGGTAACATAAGTCTCGTCAACTATTTCCTCGATCAATGTGATGCCAACATCGAACAACGTGGAACATATGTTGGAATGAAATGCACACCGCTATGGATCGCTGCACTTCGGAATCATTTCTACGTGGTGGTTGCATTGGTCGACCACGGTGCTGATATCAATACGCAAGCAAGTTCTGGCAAAAGCGCCGTCAGCATTAGCTGTCGAAACGCTAAGATTGTTAAGTATCTCATTCAACAAGGTGCCGACATTGATTTGCCAGATGCCAGAGGTCGCACATGTTTAATGTATTCGGCCCCACATTTGAACATATGTCGTCGCTTGTTGTCTCTCGGAGCAAATGTTAACAGAGTTGATCATAAGGGGCAGGACGCTCTCCATTTCGCAATAAAACGAGGGCAGTTAAAAACAGTGGATTTATTTGTAAGACATGAAAGTAATCTTTTGAGGAAAGATAATCACGGGATAACACCTTTGGAGTTTGCAGCTATCCATAACAAACCGGATATTTTGGAATATCTAATCTCCACAAATCAGTACGGTAGAGAATCTATAATATCAGCTTATGAACTGTTGGGCAGCCAGTTTGCAATGGATTATCACTTGACTTATAATGCAGAACAGGTGAAGATATGGTGGTTTAGAGCCCTAGAAATGAGCTACGGAGACACAACTCAGACACCAATCATCAAGCATTTATCCACTCATCAAAGACTGGTCACTAATTTTATCGGGGAAGAATTTACAAGCTGTGACTTCTTGAATCAAATTTTACACGATGTGAACTCAATATGGACTCAAGGTCTATTGGTGCAGTCACGGATACTGGGACCCAGACATCCGACTGTCATCAAATCATTCATGAGAAAAACGTGTTTTCATATTAATCGTACTGACTTTCATTCTAGTTTGCAATTATTATACTGTCTGTTGATTTTCTTCGAACAGTTCGCGGACCCATTACAAAACGATATCCTTGATGTTGTAGGAACGTTCAGTTCCATCTTGATGCACACGGTATTAGCAAATAATTCCAGCACTTACTATATTTTCCGCATATTCCATTGCTTCGTCAAATACGTTAGCTATAATATAATTCCTTACTTGAAGAAATATGGTCGGAATTTAACGTTCCACAAAATACCAGATTTTGAACGTTTTTTAGTTGAAATTCTCGACTTACTTGAATTCATATTGAACTTTCCGTTGCCCGATTGTCAAGCAAGCGAGATTGAAAACAGTCTAGGTGAACTCTTACGCCATCATCCACGTGGTATGAACCATATAACGCTACTACAACTATCAATCCGAATGTATCGCACTGTCAGTGTAGTTGAAATGCTTCTGCGATGCGGTGCGGACGTGAATGCCATTGACAACGAAGGCAACACCGCGATACATTACGCTATTCTGTATCCTTCACAACACCAAATAGAAATATTGTCCTCTTTACTTCAATACGGATGCCATGTGGATATTGTCAACAATAATGGCTATTCTGCACTGGAATATCTTCAGCATTGCAGATTAATAACCAGCTCTTTGAAATACTGTACGCTTCAGTGCATTTGCGCCAGAATCATCCGTGAACACAACGTCAACTACAAACACATACTGTCAAAAGATTTGGCATATTTCGTAGATAAGCATG TTGAACGGAAGTTCGATGTCTCGAAATTGTCTGGAAGAAGAAAACTTGCTAAACTGTTGACTGAATTCATCAGAGACAATAATGTTTCCAAAGTGAAAACTACGTTGAAGAAATACAACTTGAAACAAAGATATATGATCATCTCATTGAAAGTAAACGGCTGTCCACTGTTTTTCACGGCGTCAGATGTAGGTAACGTAAGTCTTGTTAATTATTTCCTCGATCAATGTGATGCCAACATTGAACAACGTGGAACATATGCTGGAATAAAATGTACACCACTTTGGATCGCAGCACTTCGAAATCATTTCTACGTGGTGGTTACTTTGGCTAAACGCGGTGCTGACATCAATACGCAAGCAAGTTCTGGCAAAAGTGCCATCAGCATCAGCTGTCGAAATTCTAAGATTGTTAAGTTTCTTGTACAGCAAGGTGCCAATGTTGACTTACCAGACGCAAGAGGCCGCACATCTCTAATGTGTTCGACAGAACACTTGATCATATGTCGTCGCTTGTTGTCTCTCGGAGCAAATGTTAACAGGGTTGACCATAAGGGTCAGGACGCTCTCCATTTCGCAATAAAACGAGGGCAGTTAAAAACAGTGGATTTATTTGTAAGACATGGAACTGATCTTCTGAGGAAAGATAATAACGGCACAACACCTTTGGAGTTTGCAGCTATCCATAACAAACCGGATATAATAGAATTTCTAATCTCCACAAATCAGTACGGTAGAGAATCTATAATATCAGCTTATGAACTGTTGGGCAGCCAGTTTGCAATGGATTATCACTTGACTTATAATGCAGAACAGGTGAAGATATGGTGGTTTAGAGCCCTAGAAATGCGCTACGGAGACACAACTCAGACACCAATCACTAAAGATTTACCAAGTTATCAAAGACTGGTCACTAATATTATCGGAGAAGAATTTACAAGCGTTGATAATTTGAACCAAATTTCACACAATGCGAATGCAATGTGGACTCAAGGTCTATTGGTGCAGTCACGAATATTGGGTCCCAGACATCCGACTACGATCAAATCACTAATGAGGAAAATATGCTTCCACATAAAACGGTGTGAATTCCATGAGAGTATACAATTATTATACTGTCTGTTGAGCTTCTGTAAATATTTCTCTGATCCCCTTCAGAACGATATCCTTGATGTGATAGAAACGTTCACATCGATTTTAATGCACACAATATTAACAAACAACACCAGCACCCATCATTTATCTCCTATTTTCCATTGCTTCATCAATTACGTATGTTCACATGTCATTCCATACCTGAAACAACAAGGAACAACGATAAGCAATCAAAAAGTACCCGATTTGGAACGTCTTCTAATTGAAATTCTGGATTTGCTTGAATTAGTTTTGAACTATCCCCTAGATGAATTACATTCAAAAGAAATCGAAAGCAGTTTAGTGGAACTCATAAGTCATCGCCCACGTGGAATGAACCAAATAAGTCTGCTGCAACTTTCAATTCAAATGTACCATCCTCTTAATGTAGTTGAAATGCTTCTGAAATGCGGTGCAGACGTGAATTCCATTGACAACGAAGGCAACACCGCGATCCATTATGCTATTCTGTATCCTTCGCAATATCAGacagaaatattatcttgtttacTGCAATATGGATGTCATGTTGATATCGTCAACAACAATGGTTATTCTGCACTAGAATATCTCCAGCTTTGCAAATTGGTATCCAACCCTTTGAAATACTGCACGCTTCAGTGCATTTGTGCCAGAAGCATTCGTAAACACAACGTAAACTACAGGCATGTACTGTCAAAAGAACTGGTATATTTCGTTGATAAGCATGGCTAA